In the Gemmatimonadota bacterium genome, one interval contains:
- a CDS encoding transcriptional regulator: protein MARSAASPKSGADSERERVRAEPGRATTALDPLIHQRTRLAIVSALATGEELSFNDLKRLTRATDGNLSVHARKLEDAGYVVCTKSFQDRTPLTEYRLSAAGRKALERYLDHMEALIAVTRDAR from the coding sequence GTGGCTAGGAGCGCAGCATCCCCGAAGAGCGGCGCGGACAGCGAGCGCGAGCGGGTCCGGGCGGAGCCGGGACGCGCCACCACGGCGCTCGATCCGCTGATCCATCAGCGCACACGGCTGGCCATCGTCAGCGCGCTCGCCACGGGCGAGGAGCTGAGCTTCAACGACCTGAAGCGGCTCACACGCGCCACCGACGGCAACCTCAGCGTGCACGCGCGCAAGCTGGAAGACGCCGGCTATGTGGTCTGCACCAAGTCCTTCCAGGACCGGACGCCGCTGACGGAGTACCGGCTCAGCGCCGCGGGCCGGAAGGCGCTGGAGCGCTATCTCGATCACATGGAGGCGCTGATCGCCGTCACGCGCGACGCGCGATGA
- a CDS encoding dicarboxylate/amino acid:cation symporter, with protein sequence MLLRYGMLVGLVAGLAFGLLAGVTGSPLLLAIAVGSAPLGTAFVNGIQMVVIPLVMTVVFVGVARLGDLSKVGRAGGVAMAFYWGTTLLAILIGMVLMRVVLLVSPDIPAPTLAEATAPELPGLVDFLLGLIPRNPFQAAANGTLLPLIVFTVLFAAAAGTLDPVRRQRLVDVADAAAAALIQLVHWVLLTGIVGVFGLAAPIAATTGFELLRGLAIFILTVLAGLAIFVLLVYVPLVSLIARIGPIRFLRGTTGTQVVGLATGSSVAALPVMIQEAEENLHLSPSVTRLVLPLGASLNRAGSALYQGAAVMFVAFLYDVPVPWVAMGGALLATFFASATVAPVPSASVMTLAPALDSVGAPLAGLGVLLGVDRIPDMFRTWVNVTGHIAGASVTEALVPEPPPAPPPPPSESP encoded by the coding sequence ATGTTGCTCCGCTACGGGATGTTGGTCGGTCTGGTGGCCGGCCTCGCGTTCGGGCTGCTGGCCGGTGTCACGGGCAGCCCGCTGCTGCTGGCCATCGCGGTCGGGTCGGCGCCGCTCGGGACGGCCTTCGTCAACGGCATCCAGATGGTGGTCATCCCGCTCGTGATGACCGTGGTGTTCGTGGGCGTCGCCCGTCTCGGCGATCTGAGCAAGGTGGGGCGGGCCGGCGGCGTGGCCATGGCGTTCTACTGGGGCACCACGCTGCTCGCCATCCTCATCGGGATGGTGCTCATGCGGGTGGTGCTCCTGGTCTCCCCGGACATCCCGGCGCCCACGCTGGCCGAAGCCACCGCGCCCGAGCTGCCCGGCCTCGTCGATTTCCTCCTGGGGCTGATCCCGCGCAACCCCTTCCAGGCCGCCGCCAACGGCACGCTGCTGCCTCTGATCGTCTTCACCGTCCTCTTCGCGGCCGCGGCCGGCACGCTCGATCCCGTGCGGCGTCAGCGTCTGGTGGACGTGGCCGACGCGGCCGCCGCCGCGCTCATCCAGCTCGTGCACTGGGTGCTGCTCACCGGCATCGTGGGCGTCTTCGGGTTGGCGGCACCGATCGCGGCCACGACCGGATTCGAGCTGCTGCGCGGTCTGGCGATCTTCATCCTCACCGTGCTGGCCGGCCTCGCGATCTTCGTCCTGCTGGTCTATGTGCCCCTGGTGTCGCTGATCGCGCGCATCGGGCCTATCCGTTTCCTGCGCGGCACGACCGGTACCCAGGTGGTGGGGCTGGCCACCGGCAGCTCCGTGGCCGCCCTGCCCGTGATGATCCAGGAGGCGGAGGAGAACCTGCACCTGTCTCCCTCCGTCACCAGGCTCGTGCTCCCGCTCGGGGCCTCCCTGAACCGGGCCGGCAGTGCCCTCTATCAGGGCGCGGCCGTGATGTTCGTGGCCTTCCTCTACGACGTGCCGGTCCCGTGGGTGGCGATGGGGGGGGCGCTCCTGGCCACGTTCTTCGCGTCCGCCACCGTGGCCCCCGTGCCCTCCGCCAGCGTCATGACGCTGGCGCCCGCCCTGGATTCGGTGGGGGCGCCCCTGGCCGGTCTGGGCGTCCTCCTGGGGGTGGACCGCATCCCCGACATGTTCCGCACCTGGGTCAACGTCACCGGTCACATCGCGGGCGCCTCGGTGACCGAGGCCCTGGTGCCCGAGCCACCCCCGGCACCGCCCCCACCCCCGTCGGAAAGCCCGTAG
- a CDS encoding CoA transferase: protein MQPLQGLRVVDLSQNLAGPTCGQILADLGAEVIKVEPPTGDPARAWGPPFWGNDAALFLTANRGKRSLAVDLKTPEGQEIVAALAAEADVFIQAFRSGVVERLGLGDEALRERHPGLIYVTVSAFGTEGPRKDDPGYDPLMQAYSGLMSMTGHPDAPPARVGASVIDTTTGMWAALGVLAALRERDQTGRGRHVVVSLLDSALALVSYKLTGYLAEGRVPGPMGSAFGSIAPYEAFPTLDGSVMIAAANDGIFQRLCTALDLPELAEDERYRTNPSRVAQREPLVAAVSARTRTLSSAELMQRLGAHAVPFAPIHDIAQVAEDAQVAATGMVRALPHPDIDDYRDVSFPVRFDGERPAATEPPPSRGGSSAEILAELGYDADAVAALLRAGVVRGSEEG from the coding sequence ATGCAGCCACTCCAGGGCCTCCGTGTCGTCGACCTGTCCCAGAACCTCGCCGGGCCCACCTGCGGGCAGATCCTGGCCGACCTCGGAGCCGAGGTCATCAAGGTCGAGCCCCCCACCGGCGATCCGGCCCGGGCGTGGGGACCGCCGTTCTGGGGAAACGACGCCGCGCTCTTCCTGACCGCGAACCGGGGCAAGCGCTCGCTGGCGGTGGATCTGAAGACCCCCGAGGGCCAGGAGATCGTGGCCGCGTTGGCCGCGGAGGCGGACGTGTTCATCCAGGCCTTCCGGAGCGGGGTCGTGGAGCGGCTGGGCCTCGGCGACGAGGCCCTGCGTGAGCGCCACCCCGGGCTGATCTACGTGACGGTCTCGGCGTTCGGCACCGAGGGCCCCCGCAAGGACGACCCCGGCTACGATCCGCTCATGCAGGCCTACTCGGGCCTCATGTCCATGACGGGCCATCCCGACGCGCCACCGGCCCGCGTGGGTGCCTCCGTCATCGACACCACCACGGGGATGTGGGCCGCGCTCGGCGTGTTGGCTGCGCTGCGCGAGCGCGACCAGACCGGCCGGGGCCGTCACGTGGTCGTGTCGCTCCTCGACTCTGCGCTCGCGCTCGTCTCCTACAAGCTGACGGGCTACCTGGCCGAAGGTCGCGTGCCCGGCCCCATGGGCTCCGCTTTCGGGTCGATCGCACCGTACGAGGCCTTCCCGACCCTCGACGGCAGCGTCATGATCGCCGCGGCCAACGACGGCATCTTCCAGCGCCTGTGCACCGCGCTCGACCTGCCCGAGCTGGCGGAGGACGAACGCTACCGCACCAACCCCTCGCGGGTGGCCCAGCGCGAGCCCCTCGTCGCCGCGGTGTCGGCGCGGACGCGCACCCTCTCCTCCGCGGAGCTGATGCAGCGTCTGGGCGCCCACGCCGTGCCCTTCGCGCCGATCCACGACATCGCGCAGGTGGCCGAGGACGCCCAGGTGGCGGCCACCGGCATGGTGCGTGCGCTTCCCCATCCCGACATCGACGACTACCGGGACGTGTCGTTCCCGGTGCGTTTCGATGGCGAGCGGCCCGCCGCCACCGAGCCGCCCCCGTCCCGGGGCGGCTCCAGCGCCGAGATCCTGGCCGAGCTGGGCTACGATGCCGACGCCGTGGCGGCGTTGCTGCGCGCGGGCGTGGTGCGGGGGTCGGAGGAGGGCTGA
- a CDS encoding undecaprenyl diphosphate synthase family protein, translating to MIPHRLAPLRRGGHVALGIGGIEAWASLHRESAGAAHASSVLNVRRIAAASRELGIHTLTLYALPPRLWDHSPARLTEALAAWTAWLRAEATALRACGTRLTVIGRRDRLPSRLHATIRRAEVLTAPGRRARLRLAIDYSARRAFERARSLLERGGPGCTFDEALAQAIHDVEPTRPVDLVVLTGGEEEPDDALFWEFAYAPVVRTGTLWPDFDPATLRAILGRTLASDTPSVRGRDPAPLAMGAPAP from the coding sequence ATGATCCCGCATCGTCTCGCGCCGCTGCGTCGCGGAGGGCACGTGGCCCTCGGCATCGGAGGGATCGAAGCGTGGGCCTCCCTCCATCGCGAGAGCGCGGGAGCCGCGCACGCGTCGTCGGTGCTCAACGTGCGCCGCATCGCGGCGGCCAGCCGCGAGCTCGGCATCCACACCCTCACGCTCTATGCGCTGCCCCCGCGTCTGTGGGACCACTCGCCCGCGCGCCTGACCGAGGCGCTGGCGGCGTGGACGGCCTGGTTGCGCGCCGAGGCCACGGCTCTGCGCGCATGCGGAACGCGCCTGACGGTCATCGGTCGGCGGGACCGTTTGCCGTCCCGCCTGCACGCGACCATCCGGCGCGCGGAGGTGCTCACCGCACCCGGCCGGCGCGCCCGCCTGCGTCTGGCCATCGACTACAGCGCGCGGCGGGCGTTCGAGCGGGCGCGCAGCCTGCTCGAGCGCGGCGGGCCGGGGTGCACGTTCGACGAGGCGCTGGCGCAGGCGATCCACGACGTCGAGCCCACCCGCCCGGTGGACCTGGTGGTCCTCACCGGGGGCGAAGAGGAGCCCGACGACGCGCTGTTCTGGGAGTTCGCGTACGCCCCGGTCGTCCGCACGGGCACCCTCTGGCCGGACTTCGACCCCGCCACGCTGCGCGCCATCCTGGGGCGGACGCTCGCCTCCGACACCCCTTCGGTGCGCGGGCGGGACCCGGCGCCGCTTGCCATGGGCGCGCCGGCCCCCTAG
- a CDS encoding VOC family protein → MIRFTGLTPSLRVRDLDRSIEFYTEVLGFELQALWPEPIPTLAFVDQGEVHLMLYTEPVDGHDGRPVFTGDLRFDVEDVRGLHEHVEPLALPEWGPEVYPYGRREFAVRDPDGYLLIFSEPTSDPPTCLDS, encoded by the coding sequence TTGATCCGATTCACCGGTCTGACGCCCTCCCTGCGGGTGCGCGACCTCGACCGCTCCATCGAGTTCTACACCGAGGTGCTGGGGTTCGAGCTGCAGGCCCTGTGGCCCGAACCCATCCCCACGCTGGCCTTCGTGGACCAGGGCGAGGTGCACCTCATGCTGTACACCGAACCCGTCGACGGCCACGACGGGCGCCCGGTCTTCACCGGCGATCTGCGGTTCGACGTGGAGGACGTGCGTGGGCTGCACGAGCACGTGGAGCCGCTGGCCCTGCCGGAATGGGGGCCCGAGGTCTATCCCTACGGTCGGCGCGAGTTCGCGGTGCGGGACCCGGACGGCTACCTGCTGATCTTCTCCGAGCCCACCTCCGACCCTCCCACCTGTCTGGATTCGTAG